The Triticum aestivum cultivar Chinese Spring chromosome 7B, IWGSC CS RefSeq v2.1, whole genome shotgun sequence genome window below encodes:
- the LOC123159475 gene encoding leucine-rich repeat receptor-like protein kinase TDR, which produces MQSQARPTMAIITTARSLFSTPLSLSSTTTSSSSFRASHHDVHAPVQHRHYLSFLHFTIASPPHTADTSTTMASQVPFHGLLLLLPLLTITTASSAPLPLLALLSLKSSLNDPAGALSPWTYAAAASAGATRSLSPPWCAWPGVVCDAATGDVVGVDLSRRNLSGTVSPTAAALLAPTLASLNLSWNAFTGELPPAVFLLRRLVKLDISHNFFNSTFPDGIARLGSLSVLDAYSNCFEGQLPRGIGELQRLEHLNLGGSFFNGSIPVEVGQLRQLRFLHLAGNALSGQLPKELGELALLEHLEVGYNGYNGGIPAEFGGLTQLRYLDIAAANVSGSLPPELGGLARLESLFLFKNRLAGAIPPPWSRLRALQVLDLSDNQLAGAIPAGLGELANLTTLNLMSNFLSATIPATIGELPNLEVLQLWNNSLIGRLPESLGTSGRLVRLDVSTNSLSGPIPSGLCTDHRLLRLILFANRFDSAIPASLANCSSLWRVRLESNRLSGTIPSGFGAVQNLTYMDLSSNELTGGIPADLVISPSLEYLNVSGNPIGGTLPSNTWRAPKLQVLAASKCALDGEIPPFGTSGCANLYRLELAWNELSGAVPGDIGSCKRLVSLRLQHNNLSGEIPAVLAALPSVTEVDLSWNVLTGSIPPGVANCTTLETFDVSFNHLAPVGTASRSPTPGEGGSARHTAAMWMSAVAVAFAGMVVLALTARWLQCLEDDSVAASSGGAGGARPNVVVGPWRMTAFQRLSFTADDVARCVEGSDGIVGAGSSGTVYRAKMPNGEVIAVKKLWQAPAQKETAADHAAKQMDTQDGGDGNERVLAEVEMLGHLRHRNIVRLLGVCTNGETTMLLYEYMPNGSLDELLHGATAGKTPKARPEWDARYRIAVGVAQGVSYLHHDCLPAVAHRDLKPSNILLDADMEARVADFGVAKALQGAAPMSVVAGSCGYIAPEYTYTLRVDEKSDVYSYGVVLLEILTGRKSVEAEYGEGSNIVDWVRSKVAGGGGGLRDVMEHVSSNSEPAREEMALVLRVALLCTSRCPQDRPSMRDVLSMLQEARPKPGRKPAAKKLVP; this is translated from the exons ATGCAAAGCCAGGCCCGCCCGACCATGGCCATCATCACCACGGCGCGCTCTCTCTTCTCCACTCCACTCTCCCtgtcctccaccaccacctcctcctcctccttccgagCCTCTCATCATGATGTGCATGCACCAGTGCAACACCGCCATTACCTTTCCTTCCTCCATTTTACCATCGCCTCCCCTCCTCACACCGCCGACACCTCCACCACCATGGCCTCACAGGTCCCCTTCCATGGCCTCCTGCTTCTGCTCCCGCTCCTCACCATCACCAccgcgtcgtcggcgccgctcccgCTGCTCGCGCTTCTCTCTCTCAAGTCCTCCCTGAACGACCCGGCCGGCGCGCTCAGTCCATGGACTTACGCCGCGGCGGCCTCCGCAGGCGCCACCCGGTCGCTCTCCCCTCCGTGGTGCGCATGGCCCGGCGTCGTGTGCGACGCGGCCACCGGCGACGTCGTCGGGGTCGATCTGTCTCGCCGCAACCTATCCGGCACCGTCTCCCCCACGGCCGCCGCGCTGCTCGCGCCGACGCTGGCTTCGCTCAACCTCAGCTGGAACGCCTTCACGGGGGAGCTCCCGCCGGCGGTGTTCTTGCTCCGTCGTCTTGTGAAGCTTGACATCAGCCACAACTTCTTCAACTCCACCTTCCCCGACGGCATTGCCAGGCTCGGCTCCCTCTCCGTACTCGATGCCTACAGCAACTGCTTCGAGGGCCAGCTTCCCCGCGGCATCGGGGAGCTCCAGAGGCTCGAGCACCTCAACCTCGGGGGCAGTTTCTTCAATGGGAGCATTCCGGTCGAGGTTGGGCAGCTTCGGCAGCTACGCTTCCTGCACCTCGCCGGGAACGCCCTCTCAGGGCAGCTGCCGAAGGAGCTCGGCGAGCTCGCGCTGCTCGAACACCTTGAGGTCGGGTATAATGGCTACAATGGTGGCATACCAGCGGAGTTCGGTGGGCTGACGCAGCTCCGGTACCTCGACATCGCCGCGGCAAATGTGTCCGGCTCGCTTCCGCCGGAGCTTGGCGGGCTCGCGCGGCTCGAATCTCTGTTTCTATTCAAGAACAGGCTAGCCGGCGCAATACCGCCGCCGTGGTCGCGCCTCCGAGCACTGCAGGTTCTTGACCTGTCGGACAACCAGCTCGCCGGAGCTATACCCGCCGGTCTGGGCGAGCTCGCGAATCTCACGACGCTGAACCTCATGAGCAACTTCCTCTCCGCCACGATCCCGGCGACGATCGGTGAGCTTCCCAACCTCGAGGTGCTGCAACTGTGGAACAACTCACTCATCGGGAGGCTGCCGGAGTCGCTCGGTACGAGCGGGCGGCTCGTTCGCCTGGACGTGTCGACCAACTCCCTCTCCGGCCCGATCCCGTCGGGACTCTGCACCGATCACCGACTCCTCCGCCTCATACTCTTCGCCAACCGATTTGACTCCGCCATCCCGGCGAGCCTCGCCAACTGCTCGTCGCTGTGGCGGGTTCGGCTCGAGTCCAACCGGCTCTCCGGCACGATTCCGTCCGGCTTCGGCGCGGTGCAGAACCTGACGTACATGGACTTGAGCTCCAACGAGCTCACCGGCGGCATTCCGGCTGATCTGGTCATTTCCCCGAGCCTGGAGTACCTCAACGTCTCCGGCAACCCGATCGGCGGTACGCTTCCGAGCAATACGTGGCGGGCACCGAAGCTGCAAGTCTTGGCGGCGAGCAAGTGCGCTCTGGACGGCGAAATCCCGCCGTTTGGCACCTCCGGGTGCGCAAACTTGTACAGGCTGGAGCTGGCCTGGAATGAGCTGAGCGGCGCGGTCCCCGGTGACATTGGCAGCTGCAAGCGGCTGGTGAGCTTGAGGCTGCAGCACAACAACCTGAGTGGCGAGATCCCAGCGGTGCTCGCGGCGCTGCCGTCGGTCACCGAGGTGGACCTCTCCTGGAACGTCCTTACCGGCAGCATCCCGCCGGGCGTCGCCAATTGTACTACGCTGGAGACCTTCGACGTGTCTTTCAACCATTTAGCACCGGTTGGGACGGCCTCGCGGTCGCCGACTCCCGGCGAGGGCGGTTCAGCGCGCCACACCGCTGCAATGTGGATGTCAGCCGTGGCAGTGGCGTTCGCCGGGATGGTGGTGCTGGCGCTCACCGCGCGCTGGCTGCAATGTCTGGAGGACGACTCGGTGGCGGCGAGCAGCGGCGGAGCGGGAGGGGCACGCCCTAACGTAGTCGTTGGGCCGTGGAGGATGACCGCGTTTCAGAGGCTGAGCTTCACAGCGGACGACGTGGCACGGTGCGTCGAGGGGAGCGACGGCATCGTCGGCGCCGGGTCGTCGGGAACGGTGTACCGGGCGAAGATGCCGAATGGCGAGGTAATCGCCGTGAAGAAGCTGTGGCAAGCGCCGGCGCAAAAGGAGACAGCCGCAGATCACGCGGCGAAGCAAATGGACACACAAGACGGCGGCGACGGCAACGAGAGGGTGCTCGCCGAGGTGGAGATGCTTGGCCACCTCCGCCACCGCAACATCGTTCGGCTGCTCGGGGTGTGCACAAACGGCGAGACGACGATGCTGCTCTACGAGTACATGCCCAACGGCAGCCTCGACGAGCTCCTGCACGGCGCCACGGCGGGAAAGACGCCGAAGGCGCGCCCGGAGTGGGACGCGCGGTACAGAATCGCCGTCGGCGTGGCGCAGGGCGTGAGCTACCTCCACCACGACTGCCTGCCCGCGGTGGCGCACCGCGACCTCAAGCCCAGCAACATCCTCCTCGACGCCGACATGGAGGCCCGCGTGGCCGACTTCGGCGTTGCCAAGGCTCTCCAGGGCGCCGCGCCAATGTCCGTCGTTGCCGGCTCCTGCGGCTACATCGCACCAG AGTACACGTACACACTGCGTGTGGACGAGAAGAGCGACGTGTACAGCTACGGCGTGGTGCTGCTGGAGATTCTTACCGGGCGGAAGTCGGTGGAGGCGGAGTACGGGGAGGGCAGCAACATTGTGGATTGGGTGAGATCcaaggtcgccggcggcggcggcggcttgcgcgaCGTGATGGAGCACGTTAGCAGCAACAGCGAGCCGGCGCGGGAGGAGATGGCGCTGGTGCTGCGGGTGGCGCTGCTGTGCACGAGCCGGTGCCCGCAGGACCGGCCGTCGATGAGGGACGTGCTGTCCATGCTGCAGGAGGCCAGGCCCAAACCCGGCCGGAAACCGGCGGCGAAGAAGCTAGTGCCGTAG